Within the Medicago truncatula cultivar Jemalong A17 chromosome 4, MtrunA17r5.0-ANR, whole genome shotgun sequence genome, the region CCAACATGCATAGGATAGATAATAATATCCCAATTCTGATTCTGCATCCCATGCTCATTCTTCTTGTAGCCCTTTTATTGATTATCCTCATTATAGGAAGGTAGATACACTCATAAATGCATATCCAAAATGAAAGTGATGTCATTGATATCAAGTTCATCCATCCTGGTGGAACCTTGAAGTGAGATCCAATAGACCTATCAGTCTGTATAACTTGAAGCACACCAAATGTGCTCTGCTGATCCATTACAATGAAACAACAAATTCCTGTCACCCATACTGGTAGAATTCCAAACAAGCATTTCAAGTGTTCCACTTGTTGCAAACTACAAAGTCTCCAACCATTCTTAGCAATTCCTTGGTTGTTCAATTCACTTGGTTCAGCTATTATAGCCGCCTTATCAAGAAACTTGAACCTGTCTGTTTGAACAAGCCTAATGTTTTCTGATTCTGACAATGTAGAAACATGATCATATAAAGTTCTATTTGAAAGCTGAAGTTTGCGTTTTCGACATGCTGCAACGATCACCTTTGCCATGTCTGTAAAAACGCTCCCTTGAGGTTTTTTGTAAATGTAAGTGCCGCGACCAAATAGAAAGATGATTATTGAGAAAGCAAGACAAACCGTCGGAATTGCAAATCCTAAAGTCCAGCTTACATTAGTTTGAATATAGACAACACCAGTGAGCACTATAACAAGTGCAATGGTGAAAGTGAAATACCACCAATTAAAGAAGCTCTCTAATTGTCCCCTTCCCTTTGCTGTGTTGGTGTCAAATTGGTCAGCACCAAATGCAATGTTACAAGGCCTAATTCCACCAGCACCAATGGATAATAGTCCAAGACCTGTAAATAGAACTCCTAGTTGCCAATCTTTTGGATGTTGACAATTAGGCCTATCATTATCATCACAGGTAATGGGTCTTAATTGATGTAAACCAGCTGTTAGTGTTATGGTCATTATACCCTGTCATGTAAAAACCAAGCTTGGTtatgtttatattatatatgtgcATTCTTACATGTTAAATAGAAAATCAAGTGAATCAatatactcttatttattgtGTCTCAACTCACTTTACTCCTTTAACCATCATATAAATTAGCACACTTAATCATTTTTGTAGGAAATATGTATGaaccacttaataaaatatAGCACTTTCCTTTATTTCTGTTTCA harbors:
- the LOC11441128 gene encoding protein NRT1/ PTR FAMILY 2.8 codes for the protein MEENVVNTNSSPSTLDLEHEAIPSNEASSREAGGWRSVKYIIGNESFEKLASMSLISNLTVYLLTNYNMSGIFVVNVVQIWNGSSNIASLVGAFISDTYLGRFRTLLYGCIASLLGIMTITLTAGLHQLRPITCDDNDRPNCQHPKDWQLGVLFTGLGLLSIGAGGIRPCNIAFGADQFDTNTAKGRGQLESFFNWWYFTFTIALVIVLTGVVYIQTNVSWTLGFAIPTVCLAFSIIIFLFGRGTYIYKKPQGSVFTDMAKVIVAACRKRKLQLSNRTLYDHVSTLSESENIRLVQTDRFKFLDKAAIIAEPSELNNQGIAKNGWRLCSLQQVEHLKCLFGILPVWVTGICCFIVMDQQSTFGVLQVIQTDRSIGSHFKVPPGWMNLISMTSLSFWICIYECIYLPIMRIINKRATRRMSMGCRIRIGILLSILCMLVAAVVEKKRRDSALKHNSFISPVSFGLLLPQFALSGLNEAFAAVAIMEFFTLQVPESMRTVSGAIFFLSLSIANYTGSLIVNIVHKATSHKGKTPWLGGQDLNHTRLDYYYYLIASIGVLNFIYFNFFACHYLISGKEIEKAEVQPIASVKGESDEQDDEEKVLDRVGTR